In the genome of Mercurialis annua linkage group LG8, ddMerAnnu1.2, whole genome shotgun sequence, the window TCATATCATACTGCACACCACATAGTATCATATTATAACGTTTAGACCAATATGTGACCGTTCTTATAATCATCCGAGGAAAAGGAAAAAATCTTAAATATGAAAGCAGTAGCAGCTAcataaattcatattttagaGATATAAAAGAAAATGTATTGGACACAAAAATAAGCAGCATAATGAATTAAATTGAGAGGACACTTTTGAATATGTTTAAGACTGTGTTCATCTATCATGCTGGAAGACAGATATCCACAGAAACACAGGGACTACAAGTTCTCCGAAGTCTGAAATCCCAAAATACAATTATCTTTAGCTATTTAGGACGACAGAGACTACACTCCTCCTTTTACTCCCCTCCAAAGCTCAACAACTTCAGTAAAAGGCATAATATTTTCACCAGCCCCCGCTATAAACATACATCATTTTTCAAAAGCCTATGGTATCTCCAAATATGACATCAAATTCTATTTCCAAATAGGAATCAGACttgtattttatttgtctactgGAAAATGACTGGCATGTGAACAGAATTTTcactaaaaattatatctaGCCAATAAATAATTACCCACTAGTAAAAACATTGAAAGTCAATTGATTCATATTTAATCCCtggaaaaaattggaaaaaaatgtTTTCTTCAATAAAGAATaaccatataatttttttttgtagtaACACATAATAATATTCGCACAAAATGGGGCAAAAATATGGGATTTTCCTGCGACTGCTAATGAAGTACTTGGCGGCGGTTTCCGGTCAGTAGTTGTTCTCTGGTAAATCCCTTTGATGTTTATGAGTTTCTATAATCGTAGACAACTTCATGCTTTTACCACAACATTTTCATTATTAACATCTATATGCATGCTAAATGCTACAATAAGCATAAAAATGTTTTAGGGACATTTTCTCAAATAAATGCTCAAATCTCATATTAGAAGTCACATTATTAACAAGGAGTCAACAGTTCAATCCATTCTTCACGAGAAGAGCCACTCATTTATTGTCTAAGAAGACCAACAATTGACTAGAGAACAAAATACATCATGTTCATAATCACGATCACTTCAATAATTTCCAGGAGTAagttttgtttataaaataatatagaagAGATAAATAAGATTAGCTttcatcaaaaaacaaaaacatgcTTCAGCATTTTACTTCCCTCCATCATATAGTGCAAggtaatgattttaaaaatctcAATGAAATGCTGTAATGCCTCATTACATGAGCAAAAACAAATGGAGAATGAGATATTAGAAGCAAACCTggccttttttctttttaacttcCACGCTGACTAATCCCTTTCTCTCAGAACCTCTTATTGGGAAGATAACAAAACATCTTTTGCTTCTAAGCCTTGGCTTGAAGTTTTTCAATGTAATCCCACCTCCGGACATCACGTAGGCTCTCAAATCTGTTCCAGTGAGTGGAGCGCCCATAACCTCAAGAATTGCAGCAGAAGTATTAAGCTTCCTCATTGCTATTCTATAAACTCTATCAGGATTGACTGTGATTCTAGAGCGGAGATAGAGTCCCTACAACAAATTAGAAACACGTAAGATGCAAACCTTTTAGCACGACTAATGCTGCAGCACCACAACAGCAATAGATCAACCCACTAATCCTGCTAAGACATTGATTTCTTTTTGCTTTTCCTTTTTAGAGAGGTAGGGATTTCATATCGAAAAGGAATGCACAGATCAAGCAGTAATAATGATAGCCACAGATTAGCTCATTCACTTGCAGCATGATGAACTGTGAACTATTGCCAGATCTACATTGAGATATGACACTTAAAGAATGTGCATGTTATCGATGCGTTTCCAAAGAGAGATTGCTTACCATCAATTCAGATTATTCAAAAGAAATTAGTCTAAGCAATACAAATTAAGTTAGTCAGTAGTAGTTTTCCAATCTTGTAATTAATTTGAATTCATCAAAAACAACGAGCTTGTATTGATGTGAGCACCAATGGAGTTATTCATGCTAAATGTGCTCCAAAATGGAAGGAAACCATCCAATAAACTAAAGGGAACACTATAAAGTAGTTTTATTGATGAAATAATAAGACGAGATAGGGGAGGGGCTTACAGCAAAGGCAACAATGGCAGAGGAAAGGGCAAGAAAACCATACTTGGCCATGCCTTCAGAGAGGCCAACAAAAGTATTGGCAATCCCGAACATGATCCTCCAGAGCAAACCACACATAACCACTCCACCTGCCCCCACCAGGAACAGAACATTCCTCTTCCAAAAGGCATCCATCTGCAGCCCTATGGCTCCACGATACCTGGAGAAAGCAGCCGCCGGCTTCTCAACAACCTTTCTAGCAAAGCCAGTCACAGTTTTGCCGCCCAAattggaagaagaagaagaagaagaaaagtgtGTGTTCATCCCATAATACCAAGGGCTACTGCTTCCCCTCTGTTTAGAAAGAAGCGATAATGAACCCACATTAACTTTTGTAGCAGTGTTATATAGGGAAGTTGATCTTGAAGTAAATGAAGGGTTTAAGGAAGAGAAATAATGGCCTTGAGTTGTAATTCTTCTAGAACataaagaggaagaagaagaggatTTTGACAAGTTTTTGAGCTGGAGGAGAAGTAGGATTTTTCTTTGGGACATTTTTGTTTTGGATTCACAAATTAAgtgaaaatttaaaacatttgcgAACTAGAAATAGCGGCAAGAAGATTAAATCTGGCGAACAATGCTCTTCTTTTTCTGGTTTGATTTGGGGAGAAAGGAAgctgtttatttgatttctttcATTCTTGCGAAAACGGTGTCGTATTAGAACTGAAGGGGCACGTGGCGAAAAGAGATAGCCTCCACCGCACTGTTGAAATagacaaagaagaagaagaagaagaagaattaagAGAGAAAAGATGAAGATCTTCCATATTCCTTGCCTAGAAGATAACTACGCCTATCTGTGAGTATTGTTTTGTGTTGGCTgtattgaatttaattttatgattgaCTCATATGATATGTACTATAGGATAATAGACGAGGACACTAAAGAAGCAGCAGTAGTGGATCCCGTGGAGCCGCAAAAGGTGCTTGACCTCGCCAATCTCCATGGCGTCCATCTCAAGTTCCTCCTCACCACTCACCATCACTGGTTCTTCCTCCTCCTTTTACTTTTATGCTATATCTCACTTGTTTACATATGAACTGAACTCAAACACAGGGATCATGCTGGGGGTAATGAGAAGATGAAGGAGCTCGTCCCTGGGATTCAGGTGTGCGGTGGTTCCCTCGACAACGTCAAGGCCTGCACCCATCTAGTTCACAATGGTGATACCTTTACTCTTGGTTCTCATCTCACTATTTTGGCTCTCCACACTCCTTGGTATTTCCATCATTCTCTTGCTGCAAATCCACATCACCCTTATTTTAATTCACAACACTCTCATATCTTCAACCATATTTCTTATGCTCTCTATTATCAGTCATACTAAGGGTCACATAAGTTATTATGTTACTGGCAAGGAGGGAGACCATCCTGCAGTTTTCACTGGCGACACActggttagttttaccctattTTCATTGTTTTTTATACCAATATTTGTTTAAAGTACCTGACAAAATCAAATATGTTGTGTGCttaggataattttatttttcggtttGAACAATTTCTCATTGCTAGAGAAGTAGATAGAATGTATCCAGTTAATCATACAATGTATATAGGATAGGTAGGATACTTGCCATTGCTATTTATCAGGTCATTTGAACAGTAGACCACCTAAATTATCCCCATTATTTAAAGATTGATCCTTCCTCTTTAGTAATACACTTTTAAGCAATGCGTCATTACCATCATCATTACTgtgtttttttaacttattgCTTATGCAGTTTATTGCTGGTTGCGGGAAATTCTTTGAAGGCACTGCAGAACAGATGTATCAATCACTTTGTGTCACGTTGGGTTCACTGCCAAAACCTACTCAAGTCTATTGTGGTCACGAggtaattctttttctttttcattttcttggTTTACAACTTTAGATAACATTAAAATGCTGCTTTCTTTTTCTCTCGTGGATGAACTAAACTGAATCTCCTTATCATTTATTTATGCTTTGAGATCTCATTGAAAATCAGATTTTATTGATATTTCTTATAACTTAAAGTTCATCTCTCcctcattttttttcctttgggCTATTTCTGTTGTTTTTGTATTTCTGCCCATTTTAACTTAGACTGCTATAAAGTTGAGTACTTCACAGATGTTTAACAACAGAAAAAGAGTATAGTTACAAGGGTTTAGGTGACTTTACTAGTGTTTTGAATATCTGAAAATGGTTAAGTGAGGATATTGACTTTGGGGTTTTTCCTATTCTAAACAAATTCATGCGAGGATGCATAAAAGGAAACTTTTAATTGACGACATGATATGGAAATAGGAAAGGgtattaaaatgaaatcattTGTTTGAGCATAATTTAAGTGGCATTCACTCTTGTCTTTTGATTGATTGGTAAGGATGCGTTATATGCATGCTCTATCAGTATCACTAGCATTGCAGCTCCCCTtaggaaaaggaaaaaaaatcaattagcaTGCAATTCAATCTGGATGCAGGGGTGATCTAATGGCTACTTTAGTAGTTTGCAAGTGAACATTATagttatgtatttaattttagtaaattgGAAGATCAATTCATTTTCTGATCTCCACTAACGTGGTTGTtcttttttgatatttgtttatttttatttttttccagattAGTTTCAGTTGACATGTAACATCTGGTATTATATTTCTCCAGTACACTATCAAAAACTTGCAATTTGCTCTATCAATTGAACCGGATAATGTGAAGTTACACGAGAAGCTTAAATGGGCTCAGAAACAGCGCCAAGAAGGTCTCCCCACCATTCCCTCAACAATTGAGGAAGAGTTGGAGACAAATCCATACATGCGCGTGGATCTTCCGGAGCTTATGGTTCCTCTTTTTACTCTCGTTCTAATTGGGTTAAACAGAAATATATACCAAATGAAAGTTGTGGAAATGATAAAAGATATGGGACTTAGATTTGGAATTGTACCCTTTCTCAATGTTCTATATTGTTAGGCTTCAAGCTTTCACAAACTCCTGCATAACTTTTGTATTATTTCTGCATATGCCTTGTTGTGCAAAGATCTAAAATAACTTGCTTATCTAAAATCTTGCTACATTCGCAGGCAAAAGTGGGCTGTGAATCTCCTGTTGAAACCATTCAGAAGTTAAGGAAGCAGAAAGACAATTGGAGAGGCTAGATcaggattttttttatcttctttaTGTTATGTCCGAGGGCATCAAGAAGTTAAACTTTATATCTGTGAAGTCGATGAAAATGCTTTGGTTGCAGATCGTTATGTAATATGCAGATGCTAACTGCAAactcttttcatgtttttattatgaaatGACATGGCATGTTTTAAAATAGTTTGTCCAGAGATAGCAGATGCATCTTCCCCATTTGGCTCTTTTGCTTTCTATCTTTGCAAAGGGCAGTCTATTGTATGTATATAAGTAATAGAATCTGATTTCACCTCAGTTGTTGCTGGAGGATTGTGCAATTAGGACACTATAGTCTGCTGTGCTTTGGTTTCAGCTACAATTTTGAGCCTGTGAAGTTCTGCTGGACAAAAAACTAGTAAAATCTTGTTTAACTCATCTTCGAGGCAGATTGCATGTAAAGTGAATTGTACCAATGATGGGAGAATCCATTCCGTGATGGTAACTTTATCTTAGCTTGAATTATGGTAGTTTTGCtgctaatttgtttttattgttaGGGGAGAACATAAAAGCATGACTTGTATTGGAGTGCAAATCTCggaaagagaaataaataaatactttaaatggAGTGTGTAGAAACAAGTATGAATTTTCTGTTAATAAGTGGAGATGAGCGTGATGCTAACTAAAACATGTGCTGGAACAAAATAAGCTAACTTGCTTAAGGTTGGGTTAAGACACCTCTTCTTCATTGGTCTGAAGTTGAACTCTCGGATCTCTGTGCAGTTGCATCATCTAATTTATATTGTATACTCCAAAGACCTATTAAATTTTCCTGGTAATGTTTCCTGTTTATGTTCTTCatttatattcttatttttacaattttattttctctgCAGTTGGAGATAACTTTTCAAACTTCTTCCTCTAAACAACTGCTACATTATTATTTGAAACTTCAAGTGCAGAAACCGGAACGCCAGGCTCAAATATTTGCATGCGCCAGTTTTACTCCACAAGCAACCATTGGTACTGGTTTTAACTCGGGATGTTTCAGTCATCTCTTTCTTTTCTGTTGGAGCGTGCTGGTATTGTTTTAACCCCACCTTCCGACCAACTGCATCAAACCAGCCAACATTTGTTAGTCGATGGAGCTTTCCCTC includes:
- the LOC126660263 gene encoding uncharacterized protein LOC126660263, encoding MSQRKILLLLQLKNLSKSSSSSSLCSRRITTQGHYFSSLNPSFTSRSTSLYNTATKVNVGSLSLLSKQRGSSSPWYYGMNTHFSSSSSSSNLGGKTVTGFARKVVEKPAAAFSRYRGAIGLQMDAFWKRNVLFLVGAGGVVMCGLLWRIMFGIANTFVGLSEGMAKYGFLALSSAIVAFAGLYLRSRITVNPDRVYRIAMRKLNTSAAILEVMGAPLTGTDLRAYVMSGGGITLKNFKPRLRSKRCFVIFPIRGSERKGLVSVEVKKKKGQYDMRLLAVDIPMASGPDQRLFLIGDEDEYKVGGGLISELRDPVVKAMAASKEFDDLDDIEEEEDAERELEEAERKHRDEMEKLEKGGP
- the LOC126660265 gene encoding hydroxyacylglutathione hydrolase cytoplasmic-like, with product MKIFHIPCLEDNYAYLIIDEDTKEAAVVDPVEPQKVLDLANLHGVHLKFLLTTHHHWDHAGGNEKMKELVPGIQVCGGSLDNVKACTHLVHNGDTFTLGSHLTILALHTPCHTKGHISYYVTGKEGDHPAVFTGDTLFIAGCGKFFEGTAEQMYQSLCVTLGSLPKPTQVYCGHEYTIKNLQFALSIEPDNVKLHEKLKWAQKQRQEGLPTIPSTIEEELETNPYMRVDLPELMAKVGCESPVETIQKLRKQKDNWRG